In the genome of Candidatus Zixiibacteriota bacterium, one region contains:
- a CDS encoding 4Fe-4S binding protein, with the protein MCEFCVQHGEGKKWYLQMKNYSEELFHQKKSDEFMRDFFRKFNEDAAKSLSELDSLRKKPKFVQRFVKNMVVRKQKKVHYGQIVPIEDIERIIDLVKVVVRLPCVCRKVTLGKEVRYCFGISAPVKGILDEFPDLTRDFEVLSQEQAKKAFREMDEQGLVHSVWTFKTPFIGGLCNCDSDCLAYQMNFNYNIPVFFKAEYVGVTDWDKCTGCKECKTFCQYGAIVYSAFNNKCSVDSQRCFGCGVCRSVCPNEAITLTEKERAGVLPAKG; encoded by the coding sequence ATGTGTGAGTTCTGCGTTCAACACGGTGAGGGGAAAAAATGGTATCTTCAGATGAAAAACTATTCGGAGGAGTTATTTCATCAGAAGAAAAGCGATGAGTTTATGCGGGACTTTTTCAGGAAGTTCAATGAAGATGCAGCTAAAAGTCTATCTGAGTTGGATTCGCTTCGAAAAAAACCTAAATTTGTTCAGAGGTTTGTCAAGAATATGGTGGTCAGAAAGCAGAAGAAGGTTCACTATGGGCAGATCGTTCCTATTGAGGATATTGAGAGGATTATTGACCTGGTGAAAGTGGTGGTTAGACTTCCCTGCGTATGTCGAAAAGTCACACTGGGCAAAGAGGTGAGATATTGCTTTGGGATTAGTGCACCGGTGAAGGGAATTTTAGATGAATTTCCTGACCTGACTCGCGATTTCGAAGTCCTGAGCCAAGAGCAGGCTAAGAAAGCTTTCAGAGAGATGGATGAGCAGGGATTGGTTCACTCAGTCTGGACTTTCAAAACTCCGTTTATCGGTGGGCTCTGCAACTGCGATTCTGACTGTCTGGCATATCAGATGAACTTCAATTACAATATCCCCGTATTCTTTAAAGCGGAATATGTGGGAGTCACAGACTGGGATAAATGCACTGGATGCAAGGAGTGCAAAACCTTCTGCCAGTATGGCGCGATAGTCTACTCCGCGTTTAATAATAAATGTAGTGTAGATTCTCAGAGATGCTTCGGCTGTGGCGTGTGCAGATCTGTTTGCCCGAATGAGGCGATTACTCTAACTGAGAAGGAAAGGGCCGGCGTATTGCCAGCAAAAGGTTGA